One stretch of Priestia megaterium DNA includes these proteins:
- a CDS encoding PP2C family serine/threonine-protein phosphatase, with the protein MTVDPNTKLIQTHIYQEPKQGNVCCGDSYYVKETDDYFLCAVADGLGSGEQARAASVAVTDVAKAHHHLDVDEIISKCNKATRHTRGAAVAILKIDKKHNEFHYTNVGNIRFYLYSPEGKLTYPLPIQGFLSGKIQKFRTQTFPYDSGSKFLIHTDGLELKEIKSVFANSMNVDQLSTRLQAAIRSHNDDITYIAGHLPTA; encoded by the coding sequence ATGACAGTAGACCCTAATACAAAGTTGATTCAAACTCATATATACCAAGAGCCAAAGCAAGGGAACGTATGTTGTGGAGATAGTTACTATGTCAAAGAAACGGATGACTATTTTCTATGTGCAGTGGCAGATGGATTAGGAAGCGGTGAACAAGCCAGAGCCGCTTCTGTAGCTGTTACGGATGTAGCGAAAGCTCATCATCATCTAGATGTGGATGAGATCATTTCTAAGTGCAACAAAGCTACTCGACATACAAGAGGTGCGGCAGTAGCTATTTTGAAAATTGATAAAAAACATAACGAATTTCATTACACAAATGTAGGTAATATCCGCTTTTATCTGTATTCTCCGGAGGGGAAATTAACGTACCCTCTGCCAATTCAAGGTTTTTTATCAGGGAAAATTCAAAAGTTCCGCACACAAACCTTCCCATATGACTCCGGTTCTAAATTTTTGATTCATACAGATGGCTTAGAATTAAAAGAGATTAAATCTGTTTTTGCTAACTCGATGAATGTAGATCAATTGTCGACACGGCTACAGGCAGCAATTCGATCTCATAATGACGATATTACGTATATCGCTGGTCATCTTCCAACTGCATAG